The Spinacia oleracea cultivar Varoflay chromosome 2, BTI_SOV_V1, whole genome shotgun sequence DNA segment CTCACGTATTGACGGGACTCATGGGAGTGGCTGTATCTCTGCTTCCACCCTGCTACGTGTCTAACCGTGCAGTGACATGGCTTATTTTGATAGAGTCTGGTAGTATTCTTTTGTTGGAACAAGATTAAAATGTTCTTATGTTGTCCAGTACTCTGTAGTATCAGAATGTCATGGCATATCATGATGTGCAGGGCTTGCAAATTAGGTGCAAGTTAGCTGGTTCTGGCTTATTGTATCTAGATCGTGACTGGTTTTGTAGCCACTGCAGTTTTAAGTTCTGGCTTCTTTCGCATCTAACAGATCTTTTTGCATCTCTATTATCAAGGAAAACTTGGATTACATATAGTGGTAATATTTATTTAGCATCAaatttatctctattatataaaggaacagctgaggttAAATAGGTAAatacacttttcgtgtccccaagcAAAAAGACCAAATTACCCCACCCTCACCCCAGCCCCATTCCAAACCCTAAAAATGTTGTGCTCTCTCACCGACGTCACCGCACACTCTCCTCCCCCTCTCTCTTCTCTTCTGATTTCTTCTACTCCCCCAAAACCTTCTCCTCGCTTCATCCTCTCCTCCGTCCATCGCCATCGCCATcgccatcaccatcaccatcaccgtCTTTTATTCTCTATCTTCGTCACGAAGCCGTTGAAAACGCCGGAAACTTTAAAGCGTGACGGGAGGAGGTAAACATGGATGAGTCGCCGCCATTGTTAATGTTCGTTGAAAAGACGACCTCCGCATTAGGATCCTGTAATCCAAATTCACCCTCCTCCAAATCACCGTTGTCGCTCAGTCGCCGACCACCGTATACTCCGCCGCTTTCTTAGCGCTGGGCAGTTCTGCTGCTGCTTTTTGGTAAATTGTTGGATTAATATTTGAGAGTGACCATgtaaattaacaattaacaaagaAGATGTAgtttttttagtttttcacGGGTTACTTATGTTAATTAGATACAAAGATGATTTGCTTTAATGGGGTTAATAAAAGGTAATCTGATTAGTTTGATTGTGTTTGTTTGTGCAGCGTTTGATCGGTGATGCTGCTAAGAATCAGGTTGCCATGAAGCCTACGAACATTGTTTTTGGTATATGTCAGTCTTTTACTTCTCCGCTTCTTTTAACTTTTGAGTGATTCTTTGATCAGGCTTATGAATTTTGTGTTGGGAATTTGAATATAGTCTATCTGGATGTTTTGGTTGTGATTATTTGGTTAATTATATTTAGTGTTTGGAAAATTGTTGAAGGTTGTGTTTCTGGAGTATCTTCGTTGTAGAATTCGAGTAGGATCATTTATTCACGTTTGTATATTGTTTCGATTTTCTTAACGAGATTTTAGATTTCTCAGTCATTGATTTGTTCTTAGTATGACTTTTGAAAAATAGTAGTGTTTCAATTAGATGGGCTGCTGTggaatttaaaatcaattttgaggacAAATTACTACTTAAAACTTACAATTAAATTTGAATGTTCATGCTATATGTCACTAGGAAGGATCAACCCTAAAATAATTAGGAAGGCTCAATCGAAATTCAAAGTAATTAtctcttattttttatttttcgggttttatttcagttttagggtttttatccaaattccaattttaatattttatttcagTAGATGGAAGCATGAGAATAAAATATAAACGGGTTCTTATACTCCAATTGATTCAATTGATTTAATTCCTCTTCTTGCTAATTCCTGTGAAGACTGACTCCTCTTTCATGTCTTAATTAGCTTATTGAATCCTCTTTCTGGACATTGAGCTAATTCCAATTTATTCTGAAATAACAGCCACAAAATTCAGTTTTAGGGTTTTTATTCTGATATGGTAATTTGTTGATTTCTGCTCAGTTTCTTCATAAAGAGGTTTCTATTCGAATTGCGCGCAAGCTATTGAACTTGATAATGCGTTATTGAATTCGGGTGAGATTTCaacaatttttattaaattttcatttttttcgaATTGATTCTGgagattttgttgatttgatgtgttttttttcctatttttgtttgaatttcttaACAGGCTCTTCAATAATCAAATGGTATGACATCTTACCtaatttaagtttaaaatctagCACCCACGATTTAGATCTTTATTAAATTTTTATCCGAACACTCAATTTCAATGATTTCAGTACGTGAACACCTTCTCAATGTTTCAACTTCAGATACCGTCTTTATGCAAGAAACTCCCATAAAAGTGTTGACATCCAACTTGATGATTTTGGCGCGATCCTGGCAGTTCAGCTGCTGCGGGAATTAAAAGAGGCAACTACGTGTCAATACTCTACACTCCTGGTAAAGTAAAAATCTCAACTACTGAGCTCAATAATTTTGTCATTTATGAATGCCCTCACCCCGTGTGATAGGTCAGATGACCTTCCACCTATTTGGAAAGACACGTCTAATTGAGCTGCAAAATTACGCAGTAGCTTATTTCACTACCTCATTTTTATAATCCCAATTTGCTGAAGATATACAGCTTTTCTTTCATGTTTTTAAGTTGATTATATAATTTCTAATTTCTCTGGACAACGTATTATATCAGAAAGTTTGTGATATAAAGATGATCAGAAGTTTGTGACAACGTAATAGAGATCccagattaataagtttgtgttAGTTTGCTGGGAGCTTAATCTGATACTTGGGGGATTCAAGGTATCGGACtttcaaaaaacaaataatataaaaaaggcAAAAGCAAACAGCAGGAATGAGATTTCTTATTCCAACCTGATTCAGATATTTGCTAAACAAATAAGCTTATTTGTAAAGTAAACTCATGTCTCAAGGCATGGACTAGATTTCTAAATCCTAAAGTTGATACCAAGTCAGCGAGTCCGTCACAAATAATTTTAATCACATCATATCAAATTTTGTAAGGAATGAAAAGCGTCCGTAGTCTAATGGATAGGACATAGGTCTTCTAAACCTTTGGTATAGGTTCAAATGCTATTGGACGCAAATAATTATATCGCGAATCATCTAATTATATAGTTAGATGATTCACGATCTGTAAACTCATAATTAGATATGACAATCTAATAGGAATCTAATAGTCATCCTCAATAATATAAATTAGTGATATTAATGTCCAATCTAATAGTGATATTAGATTGGCTTCCGTAAACGAATTAAAATCTCATCTGGAAGGGTAAACCTAATGTACACCTAATCCTCTATTAGTCTTTATCTGAATGATGACTTTAATGGGTTTGGTTTAATCTCCAACTATCTATGCATCGTtagcttatataatagagatagaaTAAGAAGCCAATCTAATGTGAATCTAATGCATAAAATACGAATAAGAAGCCAATCTAATGTATAGAATAAGAAGCCAATCAAATGTGAATCCTTCTCCTGTGTAGATACATATCtacttaaacaaaaaaaattcaatttgcAGATACCCAATGAAATATTTGTCTGGAAAATGCTTAAATTATCAGTCTTATATGCAATTACGTATGAAATTTATATAATAGcaaatttaatttcaaaaaaaGTGCATGAAAACTGGTTCTAAGATGTTGGGGAAGAAGATTCTGCAGAAGTACACAACTGGGTTCTGTAGGTGCagtttgattttcagatttctgATATGTGCAAATTGGTTGTGCTGTTAGTGTTTGCAAGTTGTTTGTTGTGTTGTTACGGTCTGCTGCTATGGGTTGTTCATTGCAGCTTCTACTTCTATTGTTTTTTGGATGCTGTTGTGTTTCTACAATGTGTAGTGTGAGTGTGCTTTTTTGCTGCAGCTCTACTTTCTGTTGCTAGGTTGTTCCTGCTGTACGCAGGTTGTTTCAagtgttttttttcttctgtttttcCCAACAGCAGCTATTGTATTCTGCTGCACTGTTCTGCTGCTGTCTTAGCATTATTGTTGCTAGGTTGTTCTGTTTTTGCTAAactgttttgtttttttagggTGCGGTTTGTGCACCCTTCTTTGTTGGTTGTTGTTTCTTTCCTTAACTCTGTTTTTTCCACCTTTTGTTGCAAAATCCCTATTagtatttttttggttttagccAAATTATGTTGGACCGGTTCCTTATGTACGAGTATAGTGAGCTTTTGTTGGTTTTAGATTGTGTTGAATTTAAGGTAAATTGAAGAAAGTGCATCTCAAGAAAACTCCATGGTATCTCATTTTTATTTTACACAGGGGTGTCGATGACTGATTGATCTTCCTAAGTAGGGAGTGATAATTAGAGGTTTTTGAGGGTCTTTCGGGAAAAATAAGAGTGCATCATATTGATCTTCCTTGATCTAATTCTAGCTCCTTACTTTTGTGTTTATAGAGGTTTTTTGGGTTTTATAAGCTTTGCAACATGCACATAGCTCATGGATGCAACTTTCAGTGACATCAACACTAAACTATATTGTATGTATATAGGTAGCTCAGTGGAAGGATTGCACTAGTAAAAGATTGAAGATTTGAGCTCACAACTTCAAACTCGGGCAACAATTCAAGCCTTCGGACTTGACCAATGTCATCTCCAAGAATGAAAATTCATTGAAATAGATTCATAGATTTGAGAACAATTGCGAACATTTTCCACTTCAGTAATGAAATTTTGATCTACCGTTGTGATATATTAGTTGTAACAACACAATATTAAGTTTTTATATgatttcgcacgcatcgcgtgcatataagactagtaccgCCATAACAAATCAGAGTCCAAGTTCGgtcatattttataaaaaattttGGAAATTAAATTCTAATAATCCAGCATTTGTCCGGTAATTCATTAACAATCtcacctatgcgatatttctagaTGATCCAACATTTGGTACCTATTATTTTTAAACGGACCTCGTTAAATTATGACctgcaaaatcactaataatgtgtaaaattaatcatttaaccttttaaaatgtttatctatcgacctttttttttataatataaaagttattcaaaatatattaaaagtttCAAAAAAACTAGGTAgagttacaaaaaaaatggtTAAAAGTTTTCTATTGTACACTTTATGCGTGCaaggcttttttttttttttttttttcctttaagTAGGTCAATAGAAAATGTTGCCACAAATTATGGAAACTCCcaaaacacaattattattttttttaaaaaaaaacacaaaattcaTTATTGATGGACAGAGAAAAACAAACTGGAAATAAAAGATTAGAAGAAACAAAATGATTCTTGCCGTGTTGATCACAAACCCTCAAGCCAACATTTTGGTTGAAAGGTACTCTTTTTTAACCTCCATCTCAGAGTTTTTTGCATATACAAAACCTCAATTTAATTATCAGGTTACTAGATCAAAATGCAGTACTTACaacttaattattaattcaattattaCGTTACTAGATCGAATTACACTTTTAACAATGTGACTATCAATTGTGAGTGGATCTGTCCCATTACCAAATCAAATATCGTTGACAGTTAATTGTAGACGGGTTGAGGAATTGGTTTATTTAAGATTTGAAATTCTAATTACACTTTGATTGTATGTATTGATAGATTCAATGGGGTACCATCAGAGGAACGGTTGCATTGGCGTTCTTTCTTAACCAAGCTTGGCCAAGCTAATCTTAAGGGTGCAAAACTTGATGAGCATTTCGTTGCACACCACAAGTTTGTATTTCTGGCATTGCTCGTAATTTTTTTGTCGCATGTTTAATGTTGCAGCTCTTTGATTTCGAAACTGTCGTAAATTTAGTCTAGACAATGTTGTTAACTTACATGTTTCTTCTAATGATAGAGTGATTTATCTACTTTTTCttctaaattttatattaatggTCTGATTGTTCGTGCAACCAACTGTCTGTCATCTGTTTCACCATAAACATACACAGAGTCATCTGAAATTCTCGTCACCATTCATAGACAGACAGATAGTGATTTTCATTAGTATCCTCTTCTTTAGAATTCTGATaatatgtactccctccatcacttaatactcgcaccggtttgacctgTGCGGAGttacatttgaattgacttattaatttaatgagtgttta contains these protein-coding regions:
- the LOC130467659 gene encoding G2/mitotic-specific cyclin S13-6-like, with product MRMILSDWLAEVHNKLELRVSTRLFCGRNFSKKASHLNVLLACKYEEIRMPEVNNFMSMSDNTYTHEHVLSTEKGVLREVSLGSHGNVQSSNQILNGEFMGNSHVLTGLMGVAVSLLPPCYVSNRAGLQIRCKLAGSGLLYLDRDWFCSHCSFKFWLLSHLTDLFASLLSRKTWITYSGNIYLASNLSLLYKGTAERLIGDAAKNQAYEFCVGNLNIVYLDVLVVIIWLIIFSVWKIVEGCVSGVSSL